A region of Micromonospora sp. WMMD882 DNA encodes the following proteins:
- a CDS encoding bifunctional RNase H/acid phosphatase has product MSLASVVVEADGGSRGNPGPAGYGAVVREADTGEVLLERAEAIGTATNNVAEYRGLIAGLAAAAELGASRVEAKMDSKLVVEQMCGRWQIKNPGLRPLAAEAAALVRRFDAVTFTWIPRERNRHADALANAAMDAAAGRTPKRSVVEPPRIVEPPRELAAPDSPARAAAREAAARATAGRTATSADPAAAPTGPAPVAAPTAPGPTDAAPTAPGPAATGADPTTGSASWEPRAAAEATRLILVRHGQTEWTAQRRYSGRGDVPLSPRGREQARATAARVAALAPAVAAVVSSPLSRCTATARPIAAALGGVPLRTSDDLVECDFGAWEGRTFAEVRQEWPGELDAWLASPAVAPPDGESFVDVAARVGRARDALLAGHPGQTVVVVSHVSPIKLLLRDALAAGDAFLHRLYLDPAGICVLDVWPDGGVAVRSVNDTAHLT; this is encoded by the coding sequence GTGAGCCTGGCCAGCGTCGTCGTCGAGGCCGACGGGGGCTCCCGGGGCAACCCGGGCCCGGCCGGCTACGGCGCGGTGGTCCGGGAAGCCGACACCGGTGAGGTGCTGCTCGAACGCGCCGAGGCGATCGGCACCGCCACCAACAACGTCGCCGAGTACCGGGGGCTGATCGCCGGGCTCGCCGCCGCCGCCGAGCTGGGCGCGTCCCGGGTCGAGGCGAAGATGGACTCCAAGCTGGTCGTCGAGCAGATGTGCGGCCGGTGGCAGATCAAGAACCCGGGGCTGCGTCCGCTGGCCGCCGAGGCCGCCGCGCTGGTCCGCCGGTTCGACGCGGTGACCTTCACCTGGATTCCCCGGGAACGCAACCGGCACGCCGACGCGCTGGCCAACGCGGCGATGGACGCCGCCGCCGGCCGTACCCCGAAACGGTCGGTCGTCGAGCCGCCGCGGATCGTGGAGCCGCCGCGCGAGCTGGCCGCCCCCGACTCGCCGGCCCGCGCCGCCGCCCGGGAGGCCGCCGCCCGCGCCACCGCCGGCCGGACCGCCACCAGCGCCGACCCGGCCGCCGCGCCCACCGGCCCGGCCCCGGTCGCCGCGCCGACCGCGCCCGGTCCGACCGACGCCGCGCCGACCGCGCCGGGTCCGGCGGCGACCGGCGCCGACCCGACGACCGGGTCGGCCTCCTGGGAGCCGCGCGCCGCCGCCGAGGCGACCCGGCTGATCCTGGTCCGGCACGGCCAGACCGAGTGGACCGCGCAGCGCCGCTACTCCGGCCGGGGCGACGTGCCGCTGTCGCCGCGCGGCCGGGAGCAGGCGCGGGCCACCGCCGCGCGGGTGGCCGCCCTCGCCCCGGCCGTCGCGGCCGTGGTCAGCTCACCGCTGTCCCGGTGTACGGCCACCGCCCGGCCGATCGCCGCCGCGCTCGGCGGCGTCCCGCTGCGTACCTCCGACGACCTGGTCGAATGTGACTTCGGGGCCTGGGAGGGGCGCACCTTCGCCGAGGTACGCCAGGAGTGGCCGGGCGAGCTGGACGCCTGGCTGGCCTCCCCGGCGGTGGCCCCGCCGGACGGGGAGTCGTTCGTCGACGTGGCCGCCCGGGTCGGCCGGGCCCGGGACGCGCTGCTGGCCGGGCACCCCGGGCAGACCGTGGTGGTGGTCTCGCACGTCTCCCCGATCAAGCTGCTGCTGCGGGACGCGCTGGCCGCCGGGGACGCCTTCCTGCACCGCCTCTACCTGGACCCGGCCGGCATCTGCGTGCTGGACGTCTGGCCGGACGGCGGGGTGGCCGTCCGCTCCGTCAACGACACCGCCCACCTGACGTAG
- a CDS encoding Nif3-like dinuclear metal center hexameric protein, which yields MSTTGNPPLTVADVVTALERRYPPSWAEQWDRVGLVLGEPTAEVRRVACVVDVVPETVAEALAVGADLIVAHHPLLLRGVSSVAPTTFKGRIVHQLIKRDVALYVAHTNADVAHPGVSDALAARLGLTDLRPLQPAAPGSPAHGGGRGIGRIGELPEPTTLAGLTRHVAAVLPPTVWGVRAAGDPARVVRTVAVTGGSGDGFLAAATAAGVDAYLTADLRHHSAGEHLAEGGPALLDAAHWATERPWLDDLAEHLRATLGVETHVSDLDTDPWTGHAASPTPPRPGDGSARRPAPHSAPAPHSAPDDDKPWTTTKPWTTTKEPRREG from the coding sequence GTGAGCACAACCGGAAACCCGCCGCTGACGGTGGCCGACGTGGTGACCGCCCTGGAGCGGCGCTACCCGCCGTCCTGGGCCGAACAGTGGGACCGGGTGGGGCTGGTGCTCGGCGAGCCGACCGCCGAGGTCCGCCGGGTGGCCTGCGTGGTGGACGTGGTCCCGGAGACCGTCGCCGAGGCGCTCGCCGTCGGGGCCGACCTGATCGTCGCGCACCATCCGCTGCTGCTGCGGGGGGTCTCCTCGGTCGCGCCCACCACGTTCAAGGGGCGGATCGTGCACCAGCTCATCAAACGCGACGTCGCTCTGTACGTGGCGCACACCAACGCCGACGTGGCCCACCCGGGCGTCTCCGACGCGCTCGCCGCCCGGCTGGGCCTGACCGACCTGCGCCCGTTGCAGCCGGCCGCCCCGGGCAGCCCCGCGCACGGTGGCGGGCGGGGCATCGGCCGGATCGGCGAGCTGCCCGAGCCGACGACCCTGGCCGGGCTGACCCGGCACGTCGCCGCCGTGCTCCCGCCGACCGTCTGGGGGGTACGCGCGGCCGGCGACCCGGCCCGCGTCGTGCGCACCGTCGCGGTCACCGGCGGCTCCGGTGACGGTTTCCTCGCCGCCGCGACCGCCGCCGGAGTGGACGCCTACCTCACCGCCGACCTGCGTCACCATTCGGCCGGCGAGCACCTCGCCGAGGGCGGGCCGGCGCTGCTGGACGCCGCGCACTGGGCCACCGAACGCCCCTGGCTGGACGACCTGGCCGAGCACCTGCGGGCCACCCTGGGCGTCGAGACGCACGTCTCCGACCTGGACACCGACCCGTGGACCGGGCACGCCGCCAGCCCCACCCCGCCACGGCCCGGCGACGGGTCCGCCCGGCGCCCCGCCCCGCACTCCGCCCCCGCCCCGCACTCCGCCCCGGACGACGACAAGCCGTGGACGACGACCAAGCCGTGGACGACGACTAAGGAGCCCCGACGTGAAGGCTGA
- a CDS encoding DUF3311 domain-containing protein, which translates to MAGTGPEPPTTTRSRGRDHSPWNWLLLVPIVVPLIPALFNSDAPRILGFPRFYWLQLAYILLGVGTTTLVYQMTKRRGGR; encoded by the coding sequence ATGGCCGGGACCGGACCGGAGCCGCCGACCACGACGCGTTCCCGGGGCAGGGACCACAGCCCCTGGAACTGGCTGCTCCTCGTGCCGATCGTGGTGCCGTTGATCCCGGCGCTGTTCAACAGTGACGCGCCCCGGATCCTCGGCTTCCCGCGCTTCTACTGGCTTCAGCTGGCGTACATCCTGCTGGGCGTCGGCACCACGACGCTCGTCTACCAAATGACCAAGCGGCGGGGTGGTCGCTGA
- a CDS encoding C4-type zinc ribbon domain-containing protein translates to MKAEPAVQRRLLDLQAIDTALAQLAHRRRTLPEHAELDALARELSALEDQRVRAQVAVDDLDRDIARLEKDVDQVRARKTRNEDRLAAGSGPARELEALQHELASLQRRQSDLEDAELELMEQREGAQSVLDGIEQRLTEARDRRAETEQRRDGTLAEIAKEEEFKRSARQPLAADLPTDLVVLYDKIRESTGLGAALLRGGRCGGCRLDLSGADRARIAKAAPDEVVRCEDCRRIMVRTNESGL, encoded by the coding sequence GTGAAGGCTGAACCGGCAGTGCAGCGCCGCCTGCTCGACCTCCAGGCCATCGACACCGCCCTGGCCCAGCTCGCCCACCGTCGTCGTACCCTGCCGGAACACGCCGAGCTGGACGCGCTGGCCCGGGAGTTGTCCGCGTTGGAGGACCAGCGGGTCCGGGCCCAGGTGGCGGTGGACGACCTGGACCGGGACATCGCCCGCCTGGAGAAGGACGTCGACCAGGTCCGCGCCCGTAAGACCCGTAACGAGGACCGGCTGGCCGCCGGCAGCGGCCCGGCCCGCGAGCTGGAGGCGCTCCAGCACGAGCTGGCCTCGTTGCAGCGGCGGCAGAGCGACCTGGAGGACGCCGAGCTGGAGCTGATGGAGCAGCGGGAGGGCGCGCAGTCCGTACTCGACGGGATCGAGCAGCGGCTGACCGAGGCGCGCGACCGGCGCGCGGAGACCGAGCAGCGGCGCGACGGCACCCTCGCCGAGATCGCCAAGGAGGAGGAGTTCAAGCGCTCCGCCCGGCAGCCGCTCGCCGCCGACCTCCCCACCGACCTGGTCGTCCTCTACGACAAGATCCGTGAGTCCACCGGGCTGGGCGCGGCGCTGCTGCGCGGCGGACGCTGCGGCGGCTGCCGGCTCGACCTGTCCGGGGCCGACCGGGCCCGGATCGCCAAGGCCGCGCCGGACGAGGTGGTGCGCTGCGAGGACTGCCGCCGGATCATGGTCCGCACGAACGAATCCGGCCTGTGA